The genomic DNA AGCTAATATACCGGCCCAGCGTCCTTGTCGAGGGCCGAGATTACGCCCTTTACGGCAGGATAGAGTCACCTCACAGAGAGATTATGTTCGTGACCCTGGAACCAGTAGCCCTACCTTTAGATGGCCAGGACGTGGCCATATGGCTTAAGTCCGCCAAATAGCGAAAGGCCCTGTCCCGATCGGGACAGGGCCTTTTAACAGGTCAAGCGGAATTCCCCATCTTCTAAGCCAAAGGCGAAAGATGGGGATGGATAGTTTTTCCCAATAGGCGATAAATCTTGTTTTTATCTACCTAGTGGTATAGGATGTAAAACAGAAGGACCTGTCTCGTAAGGCTAAAGGCAGCTGCAACAGACAGAAGGCAAGGCTAAAGGTCACCAAACTGCACGGTAAGGTAGCGGACCAAAGACGTGACTTCTTACACAAGGTCAGCACCGAGATCATTCGCGAAAACCAAGCCATAGTGATCGAGGACCTTAGGGTCAAAAACATGTTGAAAAACCATTGTCTCGCTAAAGCCATATCGGAGGTTTCATGGAG from Dethiosulfovibrio salsuginis includes the following:
- a CDS encoding transposase yields the protein MSRKAKGSCNRQKARLKVTKLHGKVADQRRDFLHKVSTEIIRENQAIVIEDLRVKNMLKNHCLAKAISEVSW